In Lates calcarifer isolate ASB-BC8 linkage group LG21, TLL_Latcal_v3, whole genome shotgun sequence, a single window of DNA contains:
- the c18h3orf33 gene encoding protein C3orf33 homolog isoform X2 → MCRENVNNMPETSRETETVAGVSGRQQREGGSQSSRNVVSVISQFADDNLTLVRNISTGLAIAGVLVIARSIRLITKFQAASEIPARFIERNVSLRGKVRSVTERGLEVEHVPIYLPVLSPLLSKHKGVSTSPLLVHLAGVELTPEGRVWLQKTLTPSQTVWLKLISREDDMLHCLVSSSRGSMWSCCMNEEVLMLGLARTAPIAGVQPDSRLCWRLHKRLHRAEAKAERKGKGLWKEDSLWERASKAVLGQHFTQTDEEDL, encoded by the exons ATGTGTCGAGAAAATGTCAACAACATGCCGGAGACTTCCCGAGAAACAGAAACTGTGGCAGGAGTCAGTGGCAGAcaacaaagagaaggaggaagccAGTCGTCTCGCAACGTCGTGTCTGTAATATCGCAGTTCGCAGACGACAATTTAACCCTCGTGCGG AACATAAGCACTGGGCTGGCGATTGCTGGCGTTCTCGTAATAGCAAGGAGTATCAGACTG ATCACCAAATTTCAAGCTGCGTCTGAGATCCCTGCTCGTTTCATTGAGAGGAATGTCAGCCTTCGTGGGAAAGTTCGGTCCGTCACAGAGAGAGGGCTTGAAGTGGAGCACGTCCCCATTTATCTGCCGGTCCTCTCGCCTTTACTGTCAAAGCACAAGG GTGTGTCCACGTCTCCATTGCTAGTGCATCTTGCAGGAGTGGAGCTGACACCAGAGGGGAGGGTATGGCTGCAGAAGACCCTGACTCCTTCCCAAACAGTCTGGCTAAAACTAATCAGCCGCGAGGACGACATGTTACACTGTTTGGTGTCTTCAAGCAGG GGGTCGATGTGGAGCTGCTGTATGAACGAAGAGGTCCTCATGCTCGGCCTGGCTCGCACTGCGCCCATCGCAGGAGTCCAGCCTGACTCTCGCCTCTGCTGGCGTCTCCACAAACGGCTGCACAGGGCAGAGGCCAAAGCCGAGAGGAAGGGGAAGGGCCTGTGGAAGGAGGACAGCCTATGGGAGAGAGCCTCCAAGGCCGTCCTGGGACAGCACTTTACTCAGACTGATGAGGAGGATCTTTAA
- the c18h3orf33 gene encoding protein C3orf33 homolog isoform X1 — protein MCRENVNNMPETSRETETVAGVSGRQQREGGSQSSRNVVSVISQFADDNLTLVRNISTGLAIAGVLVIARSIRLITKFQAASEIPARFIERNVSLRGKVRSVTERGLEVEHVPIYLPVLSPLLSKHKGVSTSPLLVHLAGVELTPEGRVWLQKTLTPSQTVWLKLISREDDMLHCLVSSSRQGSMWSCCMNEEVLMLGLARTAPIAGVQPDSRLCWRLHKRLHRAEAKAERKGKGLWKEDSLWERASKAVLGQHFTQTDEEDL, from the exons ATGTGTCGAGAAAATGTCAACAACATGCCGGAGACTTCCCGAGAAACAGAAACTGTGGCAGGAGTCAGTGGCAGAcaacaaagagaaggaggaagccAGTCGTCTCGCAACGTCGTGTCTGTAATATCGCAGTTCGCAGACGACAATTTAACCCTCGTGCGG AACATAAGCACTGGGCTGGCGATTGCTGGCGTTCTCGTAATAGCAAGGAGTATCAGACTG ATCACCAAATTTCAAGCTGCGTCTGAGATCCCTGCTCGTTTCATTGAGAGGAATGTCAGCCTTCGTGGGAAAGTTCGGTCCGTCACAGAGAGAGGGCTTGAAGTGGAGCACGTCCCCATTTATCTGCCGGTCCTCTCGCCTTTACTGTCAAAGCACAAGG GTGTGTCCACGTCTCCATTGCTAGTGCATCTTGCAGGAGTGGAGCTGACACCAGAGGGGAGGGTATGGCTGCAGAAGACCCTGACTCCTTCCCAAACAGTCTGGCTAAAACTAATCAGCCGCGAGGACGACATGTTACACTGTTTGGTGTCTTCAAGCAGG CAGGGGTCGATGTGGAGCTGCTGTATGAACGAAGAGGTCCTCATGCTCGGCCTGGCTCGCACTGCGCCCATCGCAGGAGTCCAGCCTGACTCTCGCCTCTGCTGGCGTCTCCACAAACGGCTGCACAGGGCAGAGGCCAAAGCCGAGAGGAAGGGGAAGGGCCTGTGGAAGGAGGACAGCCTATGGGAGAGAGCCTCCAAGGCCGTCCTGGGACAGCACTTTACTCAGACTGATGAGGAGGATCTTTAA